The DNA sequence CTTATTTCAGTGGCAGTCAACTTCTGATACATCAGGCggtttacttttttttctctagACCCAATTAGGAGATTCCTTGGCTGTTTATTTGGGACTATTGTCTTGCTTAGAAATCAACGATCATTTCATCTTCACATTCTCATCCAGAATGTCCCCATACATTTCTCCAATAATACTCCCTTTAAATATATAAAGTCTGTCAGTACCATGTGCTGTAAAACAACCCACACCATGATGTTCCCACCTGCAAACATCCCTTTTGACATGGGGTTTTTGGGGTGATGTGCAGAAccattcttcctccaaacataaTGTGTGTAACGAGATCCTAAATGTTCAGATTTGGCATCATCTGACCAGACTATCCAGTGATTGACTGGCTTGTTCTTCTTCTGAAGTAAACTTTATAAGCTTAAccatgctttttcttcagcagaggagTTTTGTGCAATGAGTGTCTTTGCAGTCGAGTCTATTACTTATTGCTtttaataggaaaaaaaatgCTATTTGCACTCCTCTTTTGACTCCTCCACCTGCCCTTGGCTGGTTTATgatgaaattattttctttccactttcagATTATGCTCACTAGAACATTCAGAAGTTTTAAACTGCAAATAAAAGCATTGCAATTAGTATCTCTGCAACAGTACTTGCCTTTTTTgtgatgttttcttttacaaaatataCTGCTCTGTGTGATACTTTGGTATTGAGAAATATTGCTATAGGCCATCACAACATTATACCAGCTGATATTTATGTGCACATAGCAGCAGGAATAGTTTCTAAATACTGACAGAATTCAGCAGGTTTCATAGATTTCTATGGTTTTTTACACATCCTTTTCTCTATATTGACAATATTTATTACCTGTCATTCTAATTTCTTACCCATAACTTCATTTATGGACTACATTGTTTTATGGATTGCTTGAGTTGTTGCCATTATCTGGTGTTAATTTTATGTTAATAGCCtcattagaaatatttaaattgagaaaaacatgatttttttgcACAGTTTACCCACTATTTAAATACAGATGAAGTGTAAATGCATTTTACATTTGGCGTCTTGAAAATACTTACATGTCAGCAGCTTGCTAAAGTGTGTGAGCAGGCTGAGGAGGTGGGAAAGGCCTTTCTGTGGGTTACTCAGATGATATAGAGTGATAAAATCCATGTAAGTGTAACAGTAACACAGAGAGTGAAAGCTGAGATTGGTGTACACCACACCACCTGTCAAAAGATTGAGGATTAACCATGAAAAGGCACTTTTCTGGATTTATTTCAGCGGTTACAGTGAATCATTTGGAGCAGTTTATTCAGAGGCTTTCAACATTTAGCCATCTGTTCTTGCAGGAAAAACTTAGTGATGCAATTTGCAACCAAACCTTCGAGAGAGGAGGTTTTTTCCCAAATCCCATGCCAGCTGTTGAAGCCCGAGGTCACTGCAGGACTCAGAGAAAACAAGTTCTTCATTGAAATGTCTAAATCTATGTGGTCATTATCTTTGTGAGATAACAAAACAGGCTGCAGCAGGAAGGAGGCGAGGTGCAAGACGCTCCCTATTGTTTTCAAGctaaaaaaacagctttaattaaaatgcactttttgtttatttaagatAAAACCCTCATATATGTAAAAGAGTCAACAAGACTGATTTTAATTTGCTTGTGTGACGCAAACAGGATATGACATGATCTATGTCTACAGCCTAACAATGGGGGGTGCCTTCAGCAAAGTTAAAATCCTCAGCTGTTCCCTCAGTGACACAGAGATAAGACAGCACCATCAGCCATCTGCTTATAATCGCATCGATAGAGTTTGTTTGGTTATCCAACTGTATCTGTAGGCATACATTTTCAAGTCAGATTAAAATATCAGTCTTTTCTCATACATGCACATGTTTTTGTGAGACCTtagattaattaaaatgataagttGGTGAAAACTGTTGTTTCTTTAGCGTGTTAGGACTTTTCCATGACTTTTTGTAGGGTAATTGATGCTGGGGTATTGTCAGTAGATCtcattacaaatacaaatatgcAGAGGATGGGTATAGTAGCCAAATATTTTACTCAATTAATAGTAGGACTTCTTTAGCAAACTTTTACTcaaaaacatttacttaaaaaatgatgtaagagccaaaaatatttaaaattttcaaagtaaaaacaattatGCATATAAATatcattaatataaaataacaaattcagGCAGAAGACATACTTTTCCAAATCAAAGGTTTTCAACATAAAACTCGGAGCAGGGTTAGTACGTCAATATATGACAATATAAACTGTTTACTGAATATTCACTTGACCACCAGTTGCAAGGCTCAGCAGATGgagcaacaaaaaaacaataaaggttgTGTACAAACAAGAAGTCTCACTTTAACACAACCTATCTGTGTTTGGTTTAAACATCCTTGTTCTTTATTTCAGTGAAGTAACTAGAGGTGGGTTGAGTAGCCAGAAGCTGGTCTTAAGTAAGAGTAGCGTTACTTCATAATattactcaagtaaaagtaaaaagcgTGGTGCAGGAAAATTATTCCTAAAagtatatttgttttaataaatttcttaagtaaatgtaactgagtaaatgtaactagttactaTCCACCTCTGCAAACAGATATGTGTGAATTACACCACATAATGGCAGAGAATATGTTCATTGGTGATGACTCATTCAGACATGTGTTAATTAGTTTTAATGCAGCACAAAAGAGAAGAGCgatgagaaagagagaaatATCACTGGTATGCAATAAAATACAGACTTGGGATATATTCTTTGCTTCAGACTGATGTCTGTCTTAAGTCTTCCAATTAGTTGCTGTCAGTGAAGAGCAATCAGCTGTAGTCTATCTCAGAGGGAATCTGtagtttttatgtaaaacaaaaaaaaaaaagaaagaatactTACATTTACATGTGAAGGAAAATATGCTGCCTTAAGTAAATAAAGATCCAACATCACGGTCCTATGCTTCTGATGCTGTAGGATACATAATCGGATCTCCTGCAAAACCAGACAGCCACAGATTCGTTTAGACATGTTAGAATATTCTGCCATGAAAGTGTCAGCGGTGCTCATTATTGTTTTAAGGGTCTTATCATTTAAGGTCCTTGCTTTCTGTTTGGTTTCTTATGCATTTGTTGCGTTCTTTTaacttcaattcaaaaatactttattaatcctaaagggaaattCAATTTTGTTGTAAGCCATATTATAATGGTTTCCTTCCCATGCGTCTTATTTTAGTGCCTGACCTTTCCCTTTCTGATTTGTCGACCCTTTTGTATTAAAATTACATTCCTTGTGTGTTACCTGTGTTTATtagtctccttccctcagttacCCTGCTCAGTACTCTCCACAGTTGTGGGATAGCGTAAACATTCAGAAGTAGAAGATCCTAAACATGGCTAAAGCAGGATTGCTGAATATTGTCCCTTTCCTCTCAGTTTTCAACTTCACCAGTTTACATTTGAAGTTTAATGGAAACAGAGACAGGACCAATTGAGCCAGATGAgggaaaaattttaaaatggcttctttttttgttcttatttcagattttgtttttctttcaaaattgacaattcatttttcacatcatgGGCTCATCCAGAACAGGAATAACAAATGGTTCAAGTTACGCATGTGGTGacatcatgtttgttttttagaatGATGTTGCTAAATGTGCCTGCTCAGTGGTGCAGTTCTTAGCACTATGccgccttgcagcaagaagaagatAGATTTGAATCCCAGCCCTAAGTACTAcccgtgcgtgtgtgtgtgtgtgtgtgtgtgtgtttgattacTCTGgattcctcccatagtccaaaccAAGCATGTAAGTGAATGTTTTGtcctgtgtgtatttgtgtccctgtgatggactagcaacctgtccagggtgtaaccacCCTCTCGCTGTGTGAGTGATAGAAATAGGAACCAGGCCCCCTGCATATTTAGGCAGATATAGATAGTGTGATTGTATTCCAGCTAATACTGCTCTAACCTTCTTATTTAATTGCTGTCTCTTGTTCTCTTGTAATCAACTCCCACGTGTCAGGTAATTTTTCTGGATTCCCCAGAtcatttttctctctgtttacTTGTACCATTTTTCCCACCCAGGCTGTTTTCTGTTCTCTTGCGAGTCATCTGTTTTTGGACTGGTTGTGTGGGTGCTTTGCCATGTAGCACTTTATATTAAGAATTGTTTTcctcaaaagaaaaatatacttttttaaaaggtttattgaaaTTCCTGTGACATGCTGTGgtaaaaatacaacagaaatacaatattaaaacgttttcctctcttttatgttttgtttttgcagttggTTTCAGCAGGCCCTTGTGGTGGGTGCTTTCCTTTTCAGATTGACTGAAACGTGTTGAGTTATTATGCTACggtatatttgtaaaaaaaaagaacaagcaTTGCCTGTAACTCAATTGTAAAGTGAACATAAATTGAATGCAAGATGGATTTCCGTGCAATGTAATAACAAATCTGTGTGTGCAACTAGGAGGCAGAGCCAAGATCCTCAGCAGAGATGGCAAACAAGTTAACTGTACCCATGTCTAAAAGAGAAATAAGAAAACTGCTTAGCATTCCCAGGGGATCAATGCTATTTTGCCAAAAACAGGAGAATATTGTGGATCCAGGCCAATAAAAAGGCAGACTGGAGTCCAGTTAATCCCAAGAACAGCAAAGTTTTTGCATTTCCCAGTTTATGCGTCAAAATATAGACCTCCGGGTATATGTATTACCCATTGTAACCACAGAGAAATCAATTATATTTATTCAAGGACTCACATGATTTGAGTTTTTTACTCCCAGATCTTCTCTGACTATAACAGGCTATTAAATTATTCACTTGAAAATTTTCATTATCAAGAACAGTTTCAGAAtctaataatttatcaatatacagtcatattcaatcaaTTAATTATTAGTGAAAAATGTGTCTATTTCAGTAACTCACTTCACTAAGTGAACCCCATTATATAGactaattacacacagactgatgttttcaagcctttatttctgttaattatgatgattatccgctgacagctaatgaaaacacgacATTTTAGATTAGAATTatcactcgtactcgtcgtcttctgcttatccgggattGGGTTTTTCTGTCAGGCTGGCTGTGTGGCTACCCCCTCTCctggccccccatcaaatgtggggtcTATTTCCCCCATTCACACTCCCTGccagtggctggtgtctctgctcCCAGGCTTtgaggggcctttggatgtctgttaCTCAGCTGAGTGAAGTTGGCCCCCCCACCTTcttcaaaatcaaacaaaaatggtCTCAATTGTTTGCGCCGGTttgtgcagcaaaaaaaaaaaaagaaagaagtttaatacaaaacaaattttcattatttgctgCACAAACCAGGACATATGTAGTCAAATTGATTGACACtacttttgtttaatttgaagAAGGTGTGGTGGTGGGCTGGTTGACCTTTGGTGAGTTCTGGAAGCTTTCAATAATATCTTCAAAacgattttcaaaaatgtttttgccacACAAACCGGCACAAATGTAGCACAAACGTTTCACataatttttgtttgatttgaagAAGATGGGGGAGAGGGGGGCAACTTCACTCAGCTCTGTAACTCTGATCTCCTCTGTGTCCATTGGGTCCTGGGCGGCAGGTCTATGGCTCCTCACAACCGTTAATGAATATTCTTATAGGGAAATCTTATATACCttataatggatggatggatactacACAAGAACCCTCTGACTCAGCAGGAAATTCAAGCTCAAAGCAAAATAAAGGGATGGTTTGTAAAGGGAGAGTTTTCAGTATTAATTCCCTTTAAGGTTTAAATAGGCATTTAATATGTTAACACTGAGATCCTCTCCCACCTCACATGGTGACATTGTAAAACCAGACATGCCAGGCGATGGCTTTAAAGCACTTCTAGTGGTTTTGCTTTTCAGGCCCCTATGTAAACAGAAGTGGTTAAAATGTCATTAGAACAAAACTCTTGtcagagaaaataaagtttattttgagaaaaaaaaaaatttgaacagtGACTCACAGACAGCTAGAAACTACTTTATCTTAAAAATGTTCTCAACCCACGTTAGACTGTAAAATAGTTTTACTATTAAACTGTGTTGCTTTAAACGTAGCAGAAAATGCTACAATAAAGACATTTACAGAGGTGGCAACAAAGATAATCTGACTGATCGCTTTGAATGGATCTGGCAGACAAACCAAACTTGGAAAAGATACAGGCGCacctcagtaaattagaatatcatcaagaAGTTACATTTCTTTTAGTAATTCAGTGAAAAACTGAAATTCCTGTATGATATAAagtcattacacacagagtgagtcactggttcaggagtggcttaacacaaggaacGTGTCAGCTGTAGTCCATTTTGTGAACCCGTCTGTGTGTGCtggctcttgaagcactgactccaatAGCAGTCCGATTGTGAAGATCCTCCAAACTCTTAATGGACTTTGCCTGTGATCGTCCGTCTTGCTTGTGAACCTTTTTCTACCAAACTttgtccttccactcaacttttcatCAATATACTTGGATAcagcttctttagcagtgaTCCGTTGTGGCCTTGTGGAggctgtctgctggacaactgtcaagtaaATAGTGTTTCTCATGATTGTGTAGGGTATAACAAATCATAacatgacatttattttaagacaaTAGTTGTCATTTGTTATTGTGTTATTGATCTTTATTTGTCTTAATATTTAgacatttgaatattacatattcTGGTTTTCTGATAAacttctttttgggttttcattacttTGAAACATACCTGTCCTTTTGTAATCAATCTGTATaatacatgtttttcatttttggaactgaattaatgaaataaaacaatttcaagGAGATTCTTCTTTATTGAGTTGCACCTGCATACTGAGAAGTACACAGATGTGTTACTGTTTAATTTCAGTTTCCAAGAACAGTTTTTATACTCAATCTGTTTGCAATTTATTAGAAGAAAATGTGAGACACCCTCTTTTGATGGGACCAATATATTTACCAATTGTTGAAAAGTGATATACGCCTCAaagggtgatttaaaaaaacatgaccATTTTTCCTAATAGGAGAGTTTCGCTTGAGTTATGGTTGGTAAACTTTGTTTAAACGAGTTGTTTCATGTACATTTAGTTTGGGAAACAATGAGTCAGTTAAAGAGCTGGTTGgatagatgttttgtttttcaggaatTATTGCAAAAATGTGTCTGAAAATATTCCTTAATCAATAATGCATTCATTCCTAATAAAACAGAGATTTTCTGCACTCTAAGTGGGCATTTGTAGAGATGAATAATCCTGAGTAACAGCTAACCTAGCAGTTAGTTGAAATGCCTGTAGCAGAACCACAGCCACAGATACCAAACTGTTGTTATTTGCAGCCATTTTTGAACTGGTAGATCCTGGGAAGTTCCTGGTGAAAGGTCAATAGTACACGGCAGCAGGGCAACGAGGGCCtctttgttgtatttatttgcGGGGCACCATCTTTATTTAACATCAGTGTCTAGCCTGGTCCAGTTTGTTACAGACTAGAGCAGACTTGTGTAATCTGATGTTGTACTGATCCCTGGAGGGAGCTTCTCCTTTCACATGCACGGGTCAGCTGTAAAACAGCACCTCTGTAGTACAGTAGGCATGTGGAGTCATGTCTTGAAAGCACATTTGATCTCGCAAAATCATCTATTCTGATGCACACTGAGACAGCGTGAAGAACAATTTACAGAACAGGAGAGCACTGTTGTCTACTGTTCCTTCGTCACCTTCAGAATCGAGTTTCAGAGCTTCCTCTCTTCAGTGTGCTGCTATTAAGCTCATCATGTTCAAAGCTCAGATTATTATGCGACCTGGAAATCATTAGCAGCTTTTCTCGCTTGCTGTAGTCTCGCCTCTCTGTCGGGGACGCCGACGTGTCCGAGCAACGCTCTGTCTGCTCCTCCCTGTCCTCCAGGCGCGTGTATCCTTTGCTTCTGTTCCCGCTGTGACTGCGGCTACTGTTGCTGCGGTCGAGCCGCGGCCAGCTGGGGTGTTTGCGCTGCTCAGGGCGCACGCTGAGCATGCTGGATCCTCGCTCTAGGTCCAGGGATTTGGAGTAGCTGTGGCTGTTAAGCATGTGCAGAGAGGAGTTGGAGCCAAAGTCGCTCCTCTCTGCTCCTGGTGAGAGCCAGCAGCCTGAGGTAGAGGAGGGAGCAGGGGAGAGGGtacaggaggagaaggaggaactGGAAGAAGAGGACGCGGAGTTACTGCGTTGCAAGCCTGGCAGCTTGGAGGCCTTGGCAACAGATGCTACAGGGACCACCAGGGACTCCATGGAGCTCAGAGGCACTGGCCTCTCTCCTTTTCTCCTCTCACTGCCTCTCTCCTCTTCAGTAATCGCCTCCATTTCTGGTTCATCAATTACACAATTGTTGAGTTTAATAACAGGAAGAGTAAAGGCAGAGATGGAGGAAGAGACAATGGACCCTGCATGATGTCCAACCTTCACCCCTTCTCCATCCACCGACCACTGGTGTCGCATCGAATCTGAATGCACCAACCTAAGCCCAGCATCGTAAAAGGGTCTATCCTTATACAGCGGCGCCAGCAGTCCTGCAAAGCTACAATCCAACCTGGCCTGCTGGCCGTGTCTGTGGAACTCTTGATCCCCAAGcagcacctcctcctcctctgtagACCCAACTCTACTTCCAGCCCGAGAGGAGAAGGCAAGGAGGGAGTTGCCGGCCAGGCGTCCTGCTGTGTCGGCCCCGAAGGCTCGAAGATCACCCAATTCTCGTGCACACAGGCTGCTGCGGTGATGGTATTGTTTTTGTTCCTTCTGCCTGAGGCGATGGATGTCGATGACTGTGGAGTACATGTCCCTCATATGGATTATCTAGTGCAGAGAACACTTAGGTTAGTCTGGATTACTTGCAAGGGTTTGCCACATTCTGTTACAACATTTCCTAATAGAGCTCGTTTAAATAACTGGGAAGGAGAGGTTGTGAGAGGAGGGGTTTGATTCAATCAAGGaggggaagaaaagaccagaTGAACAGAGAAAATGTAATCAAAAGCAAACTGAACAGATGAAAATGGAAGCAGGTCCAAAGAAATTAGATCTGCATGTTGATGGGGGTCCTGAATATGGATGACTGCAGAGTACATGCTCCTTATTAAGAGACAAAGTAAGAAGAATGAGAATTTGGGACTGGGAGGGAAtactgaaaactaaaaaaacctAATTTAAATAGTTACttaacaacaaacaaaacaaacaaaaatctatcTGCCAGTCTTGATGACCTTGTaggatttaaattaaaatttaatgTATGATCTAAGCCCTACCTTAGTCTCCCTGTCTCTGTTTTCATGAAGTATTGCATTAGCACAGATGAAGATAAAAATCCCTATGCCCATGGTAAAGGGCCCGAACATCTTCATCCTCTCAGAGTGAAGATGTTGTTCTAGAAACCGCATCACAGCACCGCCCGCTTGCTTTGAAGGTGAGtctaaaatgaaagcaaaaagaaGATGGGTAAcaagggtgaagagcagctttGAACAGCTTGTGAACTCACCCACATCTATTATTACCTTGAACATCATGGCTTGCGTTGGTCACATCCTTCTCCACCTTCACTTCATTTCCTCTTCCTGTTGGTATGGCTTTATTGTGCGGCCAGTAACCTAGAGTCGCCATACCGATCCCTATGGCCAAGATGATAAGTcccaggaagagaaaaaagcCAGAAGCTGAGTAGAGTCGAAGCCTTCCACGCACCACCACAACGTCTGTGCGTCGCTTCCGCTTTCTAAAGGAAACATTTGGTAGAGGTAAATATAATAttggtttaatttttgtttccaATCAACTAAGCTTTTAAGTCTTCTAGTTTTGTTGTGGTcttggacaacatttctccAATTATGTCAAAGATGTCCTTTAGACTTTGGTTGctatttaaaattactttttaatttttcttgcgCCGGACTATTTTTAGAGAGATCAAAAGCAGCAGATAGTTAGATAGTTCTGAGACTCCTCCATTTGTCTTCCCCTTGTTCACTTTCCACATTTGTTAAGCACACACTGCATAACATGTTGTCAAGTACAAGAACTGGACacaaaaatgagtaaaaagcGGTCAGAGAAAGGCTGTTAAAATGGCAGAAATCCTGACAAAGTATTGATCTAGAGCACGTTAAAGCAAAGTGTCTTCTTTGAGGGGAACTTTGAATAATATAAGATACGCTAATAAGAACGCTGTATAAAGTTTCCCACCTGAAATTAATTGAAAACAAAGATATCAAGTCATTAAAGGACGACCCTGTCGTGAGGCGACATCTTTGGACattgttgtggttttatgttttgactttagtttggttttgtagtcatggttctttgtttatttcctgcctcctagtgtttgttgttttctctcccttcgctcctagttcctttagtggtttcttttctattacttgttatggttttcttaagattatgactattattatattCGTTGTTATTCTATCtcctttgtcttccttgtagtttctagtttagtttcccatttagtatatctgtgtttatttatgttttggtatttgttcacctgggctctttgtttactagtttattttctgtgttcctcctcgtcctggttccctttctgtggtttaggttttgtttatttacagtcagggttcctttatgggttctttgtgaattattaggttttggtgtttcttctatttaCTTTACTTTCTCAGTTtgctttagttaatgattattctaggttcttatgttt is a window from the Girardinichthys multiradiatus isolate DD_20200921_A chromosome 15, DD_fGirMul_XY1, whole genome shotgun sequence genome containing:
- the tmem200a gene encoding transmembrane protein 200A, with protein sequence MTAAAGVLTGLAKLKRQDSARSQHRPIPPTSQGLANSTSEAAHRKRKRRTDVVVVRGRLRLYSASGFFLFLGLIILAIGIGMATLGYWPHNKAIPTGRGNEVKVEKDVTNASHDVQDSPSKQAGGAVMRFLEQHLHSERMKMFGPFTMGIGIFIFICANAILHENRDRETKIIHMRDMYSTVIDIHRLRQKEQKQYHHRSSLCARELGDLRAFGADTAGRLAGNSLLAFSSRAGSRVGSTEEEEVLLGDQEFHRHGQQARLDCSFAGLLAPLYKDRPFYDAGLRLVHSDSMRHQWSVDGEGVKVGHHAGSIVSSSISAFTLPVIKLNNCVIDEPEMEAITEEERGSERRKGERPVPLSSMESLVVPVASVAKASKLPGLQRSNSASSSSSSSFSSCTLSPAPSSTSGCWLSPGAERSDFGSNSSLHMLNSHSYSKSLDLERGSSMLSVRPEQRKHPSWPRLDRSNSSRSHSGNRSKGYTRLEDREEQTERCSDTSASPTERRDYSKREKLLMISRSHNNLSFEHDELNSSTLKRGSSETRF